A window of the Phragmites australis chromosome 20, lpPhrAust1.1, whole genome shotgun sequence genome harbors these coding sequences:
- the LOC133902488 gene encoding uncharacterized protein LOC133902488 isoform X1: MRGVLTSLKNFVGGRRKVTMADLPPASGRDRRRRSRAPAAAADEDGEEQHLNPFLDVALPASSRVQFRKVASRARWLEEAGAAEVVDSKGKLWLTTGVTRGGKLYYNVEEIGFLAERGALILLNDKNGTIGMEGIYEKIAGGKYGCSWDAFQVYKHLKLLGYIVGRYGVPWTMTNSGTIRPPTSMIDTDQSFNRVDDTCNDMTKLLKEMHIDGISPSFEVYLPYSKFKKSSPGAPSFLLCLLRDKPPSRVELETVENNFGGIPLKYCHVDNGRVSFLSFDEVTLPSLP, encoded by the exons ATGCGCGGGGTACTAACTAGTTTGAAAAATTTTGTAGGGGGAAGAAGAAAAGTGACCATGGCCGACCTGCCGCCGGCAAGCGGGCGCGACCGCCGGCGAAGGAGCCGCGctcccgctgccgccgcggaCGAGGATGGAGAGGAGCAGCACCTCAACCCGTTTCTCGACGTGGCACTGCCCGCCTCCTCGAGGGTTCAGTTCAG GAAGGTGGCGTCGCGCGCGCGGTGGTTGGAGGAGGCCGGCGCCGCGGAGGTGGTAGACAGCAAGGGTAAGCTGTGGCTGACCACCGGCGTCACCCGCGGTGGCAAGCTGTACTACAATGTCGAGGAGATCGG GTTCTTGGCAGAAAGAGGTGCTTTGATTCTTCTCAATGATAAGAATGGAACGATAGGAATGGAGGGCATCTATGAAAAGATTGCTGGGGGAAAGTATGGGTGCTCCTGGGATGCTTTCCAAGTTTATAAGCACTTGAAATTGCTTGGATATATTGTTGGACGATATGGTGTTCCCTGGACAATGACAAATAGTGGTACTATTCGTCCCCCCACGAGTATGATTGACACTGATCAGAGCTTCAATAGAGTCGATGACACCTGCAATGACATGACCAAATTGCTCAAGGAAATGCACATTGATGGGATATCTCCATCCTTTGAAGTTTATCTTCCATACAGCAAGTTTAAAAAGTCATCCCCAGGAGCCCCTAGTTTCCTCTTGTGTCTGTTAAG GGATAAGCCACCCTCAAGGGTTGAATTGGAAACTGTGGAAAACAATTTCGGGGGCATTCCTCTGAAGTATTGCCATGTTGATAATGGACGGGTCAGCTTTCTCTCCTTCGATGAAGTTACTCTTCCAAGCTTGCCCTGA
- the LOC133902488 gene encoding uncharacterized protein LOC133902488 isoform X2, whose translation MADLPPASGRDRRRRSRAPAAAADEDGEEQHLNPFLDVALPASSRVQFRKVASRARWLEEAGAAEVVDSKGKLWLTTGVTRGGKLYYNVEEIGFLAERGALILLNDKNGTIGMEGIYEKIAGGKYGCSWDAFQVYKHLKLLGYIVGRYGVPWTMTNSGTIRPPTSMIDTDQSFNRVDDTCNDMTKLLKEMHIDGISPSFEVYLPYSKFKKSSPGAPSFLLCLLRDKPPSRVELETVENNFGGIPLKYCHVDNGRVSFLSFDEVTLPSLP comes from the exons ATGGCCGACCTGCCGCCGGCAAGCGGGCGCGACCGCCGGCGAAGGAGCCGCGctcccgctgccgccgcggaCGAGGATGGAGAGGAGCAGCACCTCAACCCGTTTCTCGACGTGGCACTGCCCGCCTCCTCGAGGGTTCAGTTCAG GAAGGTGGCGTCGCGCGCGCGGTGGTTGGAGGAGGCCGGCGCCGCGGAGGTGGTAGACAGCAAGGGTAAGCTGTGGCTGACCACCGGCGTCACCCGCGGTGGCAAGCTGTACTACAATGTCGAGGAGATCGG GTTCTTGGCAGAAAGAGGTGCTTTGATTCTTCTCAATGATAAGAATGGAACGATAGGAATGGAGGGCATCTATGAAAAGATTGCTGGGGGAAAGTATGGGTGCTCCTGGGATGCTTTCCAAGTTTATAAGCACTTGAAATTGCTTGGATATATTGTTGGACGATATGGTGTTCCCTGGACAATGACAAATAGTGGTACTATTCGTCCCCCCACGAGTATGATTGACACTGATCAGAGCTTCAATAGAGTCGATGACACCTGCAATGACATGACCAAATTGCTCAAGGAAATGCACATTGATGGGATATCTCCATCCTTTGAAGTTTATCTTCCATACAGCAAGTTTAAAAAGTCATCCCCAGGAGCCCCTAGTTTCCTCTTGTGTCTGTTAAG GGATAAGCCACCCTCAAGGGTTGAATTGGAAACTGTGGAAAACAATTTCGGGGGCATTCCTCTGAAGTATTGCCATGTTGATAATGGACGGGTCAGCTTTCTCTCCTTCGATGAAGTTACTCTTCCAAGCTTGCCCTGA
- the LOC133902289 gene encoding uncharacterized protein LOC133902289 yields MAEAPPASEFDHRRRSRAPAAAAATADEDGEEQHLNPLLDAAPLASSRVQFRKVASRARWLEEAGAAEVVDSKGKLWLTTGVTRGGKLYYNVEEIGYNMA; encoded by the exons ATGGCCGAGGCGCCGCCGGCAAGCGAGTtcgaccaccggcgaaggagcCGCGCTCCCgcggctgccgccgccaccgcggaTGAGGATGGAGAGGAGCAGCACCTCAACCCGCTTCTCGACGCGGCGCCCCTCGCCTCCTCGAGGGTCCAGTTCAG GAAGGTGGCGTCGCGCGCGCGGTGGTTGGAGGAGGCCGGCGCCGCGGAGGTGGTAGACAGCAAGGGTAAGCTGTGGCTGACCACCGGCGTCACCCGCGGTGGCAAGCTGTACTATAATGTCGAGGAGATCGG GTACAATATGGCATAG
- the LOC133902111 gene encoding F-box/kelch-repeat protein At5g42350-like, producing the protein MPRALQRSGSNSLSSLLRAEAADGAPDAKRGERDGHRRRRSCIRFPLGAGGCRVCACDEMDSAAAAPRRRPPGAEEDVEEDAAVQCFSWKKGGPAAPHRPSGRGGDVVVAVMETAVTLSVLPDDVMEMVLCRLPLASLLAARCVCRRWRDLTLAPQFLQMRCEEGPHRTPWLFLFGVEGDVGWGAAPAPAVHALDVAAHRWRRVGAGGLKGRFLFSVAGVGDELYVVGGRSGGSEGSKVKTHKGVLVFSPLTSSWRKAAPMRTARSRPVLGVFEMSASCSILHARAETHVRRAKAGGKSRLGGTSVVYEDPHRLSLRRLRLKDMLNENTDSMELASSHGKFARQEEVRAEPRFALIAVGGRGHWDQPLVSGEIYNPVIDKWVEIAGFPTDVGLACSGAVCGRMLYVCCESDTLVAYHLDKGFWVVIQTSRLPPRLRDYAPTLVCCASRLFMLCVSWCDRHGQVNRREKVVRKLFELDLSSLQWTEASAHPDAPMDPNAAFAVGQDRVYAVEMFRIFGKVLDFVTAYRVSDTEQKWSRVGRKNAVAEADSMSCRLKSMAVLPL; encoded by the coding sequence ATGCCTAGAGCTCTCCAGAGATCTGGCAGCAACAGCCTCTCCTCCCTGCTGCGCGCCGAGGCGGCGGACGGTGCTCCCGACGCGAAGCGGGGCGAGCGAGATGGCCATCGCCGCCGGAGGAGCTGCATCAGGTTTCCCCTTGGCGCCGGTGGGTGCCGCGTCTGCGCCTGCGACGAGATGGACTCTGCCGCCGCGGCCCCACGCCGGCGCCCTCCGGGAGCCGAGGAGGATgtggaggaggacgccgcgGTGCAGTGCTTCTCCTGGAAGAAGGGGGGCCCCGCCGCGCCGCATCGGCCGTCGGGACGTGGTGGGgatgtggtggtggcggtgatgGAGACCGCGGTGACCCTGTCAGTCCTCCCGGACGACGTGATGGAGATGGTGCTGTGCCGGCTGCCGCTGGCCTCGCTCCTGGCCGCGCGGTGTGTGTGCAGGCGGTGGAGGGATCTGACCCTCGCCCCGCAGTTCCTGCAGATGCGCTGCGAGGAGGGTCCGCACCGAACGCCGTGGCTGTTCTTGTTCGGGGTCGAGGGGGATGTCGGGTGGGGTGCCGCCCCTGCCCCGGCCGTGCACGCGCTCGACGTGGCCGCGCACCGGTGGCGCCGGGTCGGGGCAGGCGGACTGAAGGGGAGGTTCTTGttctccgtcgccggcgtcggggACGAGCTCTACGTCGTCGGTGGCCGGTCCGGCGGCTCGGAGGGCAGCAAGGTGAAGACCCACAAGGGAGTCCTGGTGTTCAGCCCTCTCACCAGCTCGTGGCGGAAGGCGGCCCCGATGCGGACCGCACGGTCTCGGCCGGTGCTTGGGGTGTTTGAGATGTCTGCCAGTTGCAGCATTCTCCACGCTCGCGCCGAGACGCATGTCCGACGCGCCAAAGCTGGTGGCAAGTCTCGCTTGGGAGGGACCTCGGTTGTGTACGAGGACCCACACCGGCTTTCCCTCCGGCGCCTCCGTCTCAAAGACATGCTGAACGAGAACACTGATTCAATGGAGCTCGCTTCGTCTCATGGCAAATTTGCCCGACAAGAGGAGGTGAGAGCTGAGCCAAGGTTCGCCCTCATCGCCGTCGGCGGGCGTGGGCATTGGGATCAACCACTGGTGTCTGGGGAGATATACAATCCGGTGATCGACAAGTGGGTTGAAATTGCTGGGTTCCCCACCGACGTCGGGCTGGCTTGCTCCGGCGCCGTCTGTGGGCGGATGCTCTATGTGTGCTGCGAGTCTGACACGCTCGTCGCGTACCATCTGGACAAGGGCTTCTGGGTTGTCATCCAGACGTCCCGCCTGCCTCCACGGCTCCGGGACTACGCCCCAACGCTGGTGTGCTGCGCGTCTCGTCTCTTCATGCTCTGTGTGTCCTGGTGCGACCGCCACGGGCAGGTTAACCGGAGGGAAAAGGTGGTCCGGAAGCTATTTGAGCTTGACCTCAGCTCACTCCAGTGGACTGAGGCGTCGGCGCACCCCGACGCGCCGATGGATCCCAATGCGGCGTTTGCCGTCGGCCAGGACAGGGTCTACGCCGTGGAGATGTTCAGGATCTTCGGCAAGGTCCTTGATTTCGTGACGGCCTACCGGGTTTCCGACACCGAGCAGAAATGGAGCCGGGTTGGCCGAAAAAATGCAGTGGCGGAGGCCGACTCCATGTCCTGCAGGCTGAAATCCATGGCCGTGTTGCCCCTGTAA